A genomic segment from Danio aesculapii chromosome 17, fDanAes4.1, whole genome shotgun sequence encodes:
- the acp7 gene encoding acid phosphatase type 7: MMMAAPPPPLLLLLCVCAVFADVPPIGTQPEQVHISYPGVQSSMLVTWSTANQTDSVVEYGLWGGKLFSHSATGNSSIFVNEGAEYRVMYVHRVLLTDLRPAASYVYHCGSSAGWSELFFFTALNESVFFSPRFALFGDLGNENPQSLSRLQKETQIGTYDVILHIGDFAYDLYEDNGRIGDEFMKQIQSIAAYVPYMTCPGNHEWAFNFSQYRSRFSMPGDTEGLWYSWNVGPAHIISFSTEVYFYYLEYGLDLLFRQYEWLRADLQEANRPENRAERPWIITMGHRPMYCSNDDDDDCTHFQSYVRLGRNDTKPPAPGLEELFYQYGVDLELWAHEHTYERLWPVYDYRVFNGSSEEPYVNPKAPVHIITGSAGCREKHDGFIPKPRDWSAFRSTDYGYTRLQLINNTHLYLEQVSDDQYGKVIDQMTLVKEKHGPDAWR; encoded by the exons ATGATGATGgcagctcctcctcctcctcttcttcttctcctgtgtgtgtgtgctgtgttcgCTGATGTGCCGCCGATAGGAACTCAGCCTGAGCAGGTGCACATCTCTTATCCAG GTGTGCAGAGCTCTATGCTGGTCACCTGGTCGACCGCTAATCAGACTGACAGTGTTGTTGAATATGGATTATGGGGTGGAAAACTCTTCAGTCACTCGGCAACAGGAAACAGCAGCATCTTCGTTAATGAAGGAGCAGAATACAGAGTGATGTACGTCCACCGCGTCCTGCTGACTGATCTGAGACCTGCAGCCTCATACg tgtatCACTGTGGCAGCAGCGCGGGCTGGAGCGAGCTCTTCTTCTTCACGGCTCTGAATGAGAGTGTGTTCTTCAGCCCCAGGTTTGCTCTGTTTGGAGATCTGGGGAACGAGAACCCGCAGTCTCTGAGCCGACTGCAGAAGGAGACGCAGATCGGCACGTATGACGTCATTCTGCACAtcg GGGATTTCGCTTATGACTTGTATGAg gaTAACGGGCGTATTGGTGATGAGTTCATGAAGCAGATTCAGTCCATCGCTGCTTATGTGCCGTACATGACCTGTCCTGGGAACCACGAGTGGGCTTT TAATTTCTCTCAGTACAGGAGCCGCTTCAGTATGCCTGGAGACACCGAGGGCCTGTGGTACAG cTGGAACGTGGGTCCGGCTCACATCATCTCCTTCTCCACTGAGGTCTATTTCTATTATCTGGAGTACGGTCTTGATCTGCTCTTCAGACAGTATGAGTGGCTGCGCGCCGATCTACAG GAGGCGAATCGTCCAGAGAATCGAGCTGAGCGTCCGTGGATCATCACGATGGGACACAGACCCATGTACTGCTCCAATGACGACGATGACGACTGCACGCACTTCCAGAGCTAC GTGCGACTCGGACGCAACGACACCAAGCCTCCTGCTCCTGGACTGGAGGAGTTATTCTATCAGTATG gagtgGATCTGGAGCTCTGGGCTCATGAACACACATATGAGAGACTCTGGCCTGTGTACGATTACAGG gtgtTTAACGGGAGCTCCGAAGAGCCGTATGTGAACCCTAAAGCACCAGTGCACATCATCACAGGTTCAGCT gGATGTCGAGAGAAACACGATGGCTTCATCCCGAAGCCTCGCGACTGGAGCGCGTTCAGAAGCACAGATTACGGATACACACGTCTGCAGCTGATCAACAACACACACCTGTACCTGGAGCAGGTGTCGGACGACCAG taCGGGAAGGTGATCGATCAGATGACACTGGTGAAGGAGAAACATGGACCAGATGCATGGAGatga
- the LOC130244436 gene encoding KATNB1-like protein 1 — MMSSDEDEDHRYRVQRSSSAPHTKEACSGVRDTSRRRPSLRRVVSFRRKSHHHLHHSLHHRVAQKRNEEDCSSQISEGHGQLLEALQTRRLRLSIALTLWRRSPGELLEFLERLQDTSLLIHCLPALISSLQQGSAQLTVGFCVDLFPLVWNILQSPFEDFLITALVWIRTVLERWRSVLITDTQSSDYRNTGALKQALQDLWTLQVHFTSASETTAHIWKAIECHLIQL; from the exons ATGATGTCcagtgatgaagatgaagatcacAGATACAGGGTTCAGAGATCATCATCAGCCCCACACAcaaag GAGGCCTGCAGCGGGGTGAGAGACACCAGTAGGAGGAG acccaGCCTGCGGAGAGTCGTGTCCTTCAGGAGAAAATcccaccatcatcttcatcatagtCTTCATCACAGAGTAGCGCAGAAGAGGAATGAGGAGGACTGCAGCTCACAG ATCAGTGAGGGTCACGGGCAGCTGCTGGAGGCTCTGCAGACCCGCCGGCTGAGGCTCAGTATAGCGCTGACGCTCTGGAGGAGAAGCCCAGGAGAACTGCTGGAGTTCCTGGAGAG ACTGCAGGACACCAGTCTGCTCATCCACTGTCTGCCGGCACTCATCAGCAG TCTGCAGCAGGGCTCTGCTCAGCTCACCGTGGGCTTCTGTGTGGATCTCTTTCCTCTGGTCTGGAATATTCTGCAGAGTCCTTTTGaaga TTTTCTGATCACAGCTTTAGTCTGGATTCGGACAGTTCTGGAGCGCTGGAGATCTGTGCTGATCACAGACACACAGTCCTCAGACtacag GAACACTGGTGCACTGAAGCAGGCGCTGCAGGATCTCTGGACTCTGCAAGTACACTTCACATCCGCATCAGAAACAACAGCACACATCTGGaag GCCATCGAGTGTCATTTAATCCAGCTCTGA